From the Lytechinus variegatus isolate NC3 chromosome 5, Lvar_3.0, whole genome shotgun sequence genome, the window taaataatgtgaATATCAAAACAATCTACAACAGCTAGTTTGAGGTAGTGACACGTTTAAAATGCATAagtatatcatacatgtatattgcatgaCTGGTTTGTGCGTGGCCAAATTTGAGGTGAAGGGATACGGAAAGTTAGGCCTATTATTTTTCCTGAATCCAATTAAATTGAACATTTACTTTCTTCCAATTTAACATACCTGTATAGTATTGTGTATCAAATGATGACATCATACTTtgtacaaagtacatgtatataagaacaaggaaaataagataatttttACTGTGCATTCACTGtacaaaaagacaaaaatggCATGTAATGGGTAAATTAGAATCATTTGTACAACATAATATTCTCCTTATCCCATCAAGATTGCACAACTCCAAATTTTCAGGTAGattagaataatttttcaaaagacTTGGTTCTGGGGTTAGATCTTCTCTTCTGAAACACATGCATACTCAAGGGAGGTTTCCATCACGTCCAGATGTGTTCTATGGAAGTACATTATGTTATGCCTTTCTATAAAATGGTTGTCCTCTTGTACTCAGAGGAAATTCCGTTACTGCCAAGGTATATCATTACCCTGGTTGTCAGATACTAGCTCGCATACGGTACTCCACTCCAGTAATTAGCATCCAAGTCATCATTACTGAAAGCCTATCTTTACTTTTGGTATATCCCCCAAGAAGTGCATGCCAATATtccatttcattatcatatccaTTGCTTAAGATTGTTGCATTGAGAGTGTACACAAGGAGTAAAAATGTTTGCCATGAAATTTTCCACGCTCATATCACGCAGTCAATTTTTTTGCTAGAAAAACAATGAACTATATATTACGTTTTTTCCGACTGCACCCCCATGCGCTCACTGTGCATGGCAGCTCAAGCCATTATACGCATCTAACTGGGTGCACCTAGTCACGGGGGAGGGGGCGTGGTGGTTGTTGCCAAGCGATCAGCATATCTTtagtggggtaagaaagcccaattgttgaattttaaaagttcattaagcaaaatgtgataatatgcatatttatgctaatttggggcacctaatttgcataattaataaaatgggcgttacgtatgggacaattataaaaactcctagaaaataaaaacaaaacttgtgagatttagtcataggtgggtAAAAATGTTTGCCATGAAATTTTCCACGCTCATATCACGCAGTCAATTTTTTTGCTAGAAAAACAATGAACTATATATTACGTTTTTTCCGACTGCACCCCCATGCGCTCACTGTGCATGGCAGCTCAAGCCATTATACGCATCTAACTGGGTGCACATCTTATTACTTCTGggaaaaaagtggtgtcatctaattaattatgcaaattacgtcttatccaaggatggaatgtcccatacataacattttgaggatgtttttttaagttatttctcataatactaTACTTgcattgttgcatctctgggaagttctaatttataaagtatgaaaatgttataacccaaaaagttttcaaaatagagtttactttttaattaaaagttaattaaaaaattgttacgtatgggacaacatgttacgtatgggacatttacacacaatgtcaatggggagatttgtgtacaaagtgaatggagaaaaacaaattataagagtgctctaaaaataggagtgggctataaatgggtacgtgatttttggttttactgtgggaacagttttttgtgttccttttaccttatctcaatatgaaatgacaatattttttgtctcgggtccgagaaaaaagtgtgccgggccaaaatccaaaatggccgccaaaaccccccaaaatcacagttttggccacaacttctttatttggtggtctttttctctggttttggtgtctattaatatgttttagggggcaggcaatttgtttttcctataatttgtccttttaaaccattatttgtagagttaaaaggtaattatacctaaattttccaatttttatagctttttttcagccaaatgtaGGTTTTATCATCCTGGAATTCTTGGATATTaaatggtacgaggtcaacaatagcaagcagcttcatagagttatattgcttttattcctctactatgggttttacggatattagtgaaatatatcttattaaataaaaaaatgttaattatccataggggcaatacagtatacaatgtactgttactgtacatactacactgccattgaccaccatgacatacatgtatgacaaggcctgtatataaactatagtgttataGAAATACATTGTAAGCtcttaaggtttaaaattagattgggaattgtgaatttgattgcttgtcagctgatgtacatgatgaaaccagcaacgtaaattgcacataaaatatcacatatcatatacgtacatcacatatctacgtgtagccatatcttcttcattttgaggccttttttacctggttgtggtgtctaactggcctatgtttatggggtcaggtaactatataatcatggtaacattgatcaacagccaatcagaaccaaggattccatgtaagttaccattaagttaacataatggtaaatttttatgcacggggcccagaatatctacagtgtaaatgccatgatgtggggttaattacctttctccgccccctgaattagcatatgtgacaaaacatgtcctcagtttctgagacaaaatatatcttcaatttctgaggcatctaattctaaacctaagagctcatttataacactatagtttatacatgccttgtcatggtggccaatgcatttatgcagtgcagtatgtacagtacattgtatactgtatagcccctatggataattaacatttttttttaatttaagatatatttcacaaatatccgtaaaacccatagtagaggaataaaagcgatatagctctatgaagctgcttgctattgttgacctcgtaccatctaatatccaagaaccccaagacgataaaatctacttattggctgaaaaaaggctataaaaattgaaaaatttaggtataattaccttttaactctacaaataatggtttaaaagtactaattataggaaaaacaaattgcctgcccccaaatacatatgaatagacaccaaaaccaaagaaaaagaccaccaaataaagaagttgtggccaaaactgtgattttgggtggttttggcggccattttggattttggcccggcacacttttttctcggacccgagacaaaaaatattgtcatttcatgttgagatacattacaaggaataaaaaaaaactgttcccatattgaaattacaaaaaaagtatttttgacccatgtatagcccactcctactaaaaagtgattatttaccttttctttagtttttaaagactgatttgttatgaatactgattaatgaaaacaaatgaagcgaaaaaattgtgaaagtggaaagatatgaaaaaaataataaaacaatagaaatacataagaaattcatgaaaccatgaaaaacaagaaataaaaatggtaaaatggctaatttccttttcagtcatatcaaatatgtctcaatagaacattttaaatgacactcttttgttatttctataatttgaattatttcaatttttttgaaatatggggaaaattgtgtacgttctctatggggacaaaatgtcccatacgtaactgtcccatacaTAACACGTCATTAATTTGTtaaattagagtctgtaattagagggatttggcttaccggtatgacatgaaacttgccttagatatactagagtattgtgacttctattacactaagttgtcaaatgaagtactttcagagaattctcaacttgaaaaaaatgttttaaaaattgtcttttttctgcgtcccatacgttacagcccatcttttctctctaaaaggtcaaggacaaggtcatatgtcaccattttttgcatgattattcttctcctagatgtctaccatcatgagggtattccatctaatcaaagtcaattaacactatttttcaggtcattaaagcctctgaaatgtcccatacgtaacgcgcgcaaattcttggacttgcccatatATATATCTTCTCAAGCATGAAATGGGCTGACAATTTCAAGATATGATCTCTGTCAgtacattttgagataactaTGTTAAGTGCTTGTATGgctatttcaaataattttaataaaaaaattaccaagAGAGAGGAGGTCACTAGATTACATCCTAGCAGCTGTAAAAACGACATATATTTAGATTTCAATGGGAAAACCTTGCAAATCAACGACTACTATGCCTTTGTTGTTCATTGACACTCAACACATTACTGGCCCCTTACCAAAGCTTTAGACAGGCTTTAAATTGATAACACACACAATGTAAATGGACGATGGTATCTTATAAGCTATTTGAAGACTACTTTGAACAGACAGATAAACAGACAATCTAATTCTGAAGACAAATAAGATAATATACCCAAGTGTTGTATCACAATCTCAATGACAATGACCTCACAAGGGCAATGATTGTATCAAGGCTTTTACACAATCAATATCAGCTCTAAAATGTATaacagatataaatattttgctttgtgaattgtTAAAGACAACCAAAGTTCCTGAGATTTGCTCTCTAAATACAATTTCAGTTAGCAACAGAGGGTGGTTTTTATCTCCTTTTGAATCAGAGTTTTGAGGATAAATTCAAAGGTAGCTTATCTAAGCCCACTTTTTTGAGGTATTCATTGAGGAGTGTATTGTAGGTTTCTGGATCGGTTCTCAGATGTGAGGCATGAGGCGAGTTTTCCCAAGCCATGGCCGTGACATCAAGACCATAGTCATTCCTCCAGTGATTCATCAATCTCTCCATTGCTTCTGGAAGGCACATCACATCGTTGCGAGAATAGAAACACAGCTTGGGAGTCTTGAAAGGCGAGTTGTGCACCATGTCGATGAACCTGTTGTACGGTAGCACAGTGTGTCGCTTGGTGGCAGCGAAATACAGCAGACACGATCGGCTAATAGCCTGCTGCAGGATGGTGCTCTTCGGTGCAGCGATCAAACCAACACCCCTTGCCATCTCTTCAAGGGTTCCAACTACAATGCTATCatatacatgacctttgaccctcgAGACGAGGCTGCTGTACTTGTCAGGGTTGTCTGAAATGACGGATAGAGTGACTGCGTAAAGGTAGGCACCTACAGACATACTATGAACAAGAAGCGGTCCTCTGGTTTCGTCCTTTAAGAAGTCGGCCAGCTCTGTGGCCAGCGGCATTGCCCACTGTGGCCACAGGAAATATGATAGATTTCCCCTAACAGTCAGGACGTTGAAGCCTCTGGTGGCATACAGCTCACGGTAGCGATTCGCTTGTGATTGGGTCGCGTTCATCCATGGAAGGAATACCACAGTTGGTCTAGGTCCTCCAGAATCTaccaaagaaaaaacaaactcCAGTCAAAAATGCCACAAAGACACTAGTCGCCTTATTTACAATCTTAAAGACTCGAGCAACTAAAAATATAAAGCCCAATCACACAAACTATCTTTAGTTTTGATCAGCTCGTTGTCGTAAGCCTAGTACAGAAAAGGGTGGAGTAAAATGATTGATCACTCTCATCTCCATTGGATACTGGTGTTTCAAAGACCTCTGACTCCACAGACTGCATCCTTTGTGGTGCAATCTATATCATGGTAGACCCTTTGCTTTTaattggcctgtattctgaacttagGTTTAACTATTACTATGGCTTACATTTgtggtttaaagagaaattccagtagttgcagtaaacactgatttcatgagaaagtctgtaaaacaaggcttaattgtcagtatatcattgaggatctagatctggtacagttacattaactgaactttgtgaaatcttgaaatctacgctgaaaaatgttcacaccgaagatccccaacacagataagcgcacgtgggacaatgtataattattgcttagagcgtcgggcccgacgctctacccgaatcctgtgcttatttgttgatttctcagcaattacacaatttcttccagaatcctttggcacatgcgttttatttatacaaacagacactttggtggtcatttcattggattctgtacgaactcattttgatatcgttaccaaaactagcatttacctttaactttGGATAGCCAACTATGACAAAAATCACAAACAGTACAAGTTAATTTACTAGTTCATTTGACACAAATTATTCATATGTGTATGGAAATAATAAACTGAATTGATCTTCTTCACCACTGAATTATGGGAGAAAAAACTAAACAAGAAacaaacaatgtaaaaaaatcttttcgCATTGTTGGCTTCCCGTGAATCTAGCAGtttgaccatggtctaaattaaaTGGACTTCAGCATACGGGGCTCTAGCAATATTAATCACGTCAACATTGCAATGAACAATATGGTAGAATATGAACAGTCAGTCTACATTGATATTATAACCAATTTCCCAATTATTAAAATAGAGATCCAATTACCTATTGTATCTGGGTGATACTGGTGAACCTCTAGATGTTTGGAAATTTGTGTCACAGTAGCATTGGTTTGTGTAGCCATAGTCCTATGTACAGTCCGTCTAGCTTGTGATGCAGACCTCCTCAGTAGATGATAAAAATCCTGGAAATATATTCACACATAAAGTCAATGATTATCATGGGATGTGTTTGGGCTATATTAGTGATTATTATTACTAAACCGTATCAGATATCTGAGCAAGGCAACTTTTATACACTATTGCTGGCTTATGACTGTGATTGAAACGCGCAGTGCTATACGTCACAATGTTAATCAAGTTGAGACAATGCTGGAGGCCAGGGACGCGTTATTCAATTACGTCGCAATGGTAAAGTTCAGAGGCCCAGTCTTCTCAACATGATAAAATAGATTCCCATTCTTAAACTCTAAAATACctaaattttaatgatttttgctctagatgtctgaCCTGACAGTACATAGACCGCATAGTGAAACGCTTGGTAAGAGCcccgggccccccccccccactcagtGTTATTTAGGATACGCCTATGCTTGTTCCGTCCCTTTGAAAGCACCCCCTTATCGAAGGTCTGCCAAAATTTCTAAACCCCCCTTTCGCGGGCTAGTTTCTGCCCTTGGAGACCCCCTAAATCCGGAACATTGCTCAATGTACCCCCTATCTCAGGTTAGCTCTAATTCCAACAAAAGGTCCGTActttacttttcaaaatgaaataatcctgaATGAACTTTCAAAACTGGCAGGAATTTGATCCCGGGATTTGATCAatttttctatgttattcaaGATATTTTATAACCCCCTTTCAAAATTGCTCAGGAGTCCAAAgagagagattaaaaaaaacaccccatttttaaagaaatctccAGGTGATAATGCAAATACACCCCCTTTTTTTACAATTAGCAGGCCGGACAATTTGTCCTGCGAAAAAGGACCCCTTTAACGGACATTTTGGGAACACGCATTCGGTCCTTCCGACCCCGGACTGAGTGAGGGGGCCGGGGGATGAGCGCCCCTACAGCGTTTAGTAAGTAACGacctttttttacctttgcgTATCGCGATATGGTTATGTACAAAACATGAGAGAAATTGTAAAGGGCTGAAGGATTACAcgattttaagattttttctTCAACTTGTTTTCCCCTTAAAATTGAGATAAATATATATCACTTTTTTATCAGAGGTTTCTTCTTGGTAATAAAACTAAGTTGGAATTATCCCCATGCGCCACCCTTGAAGAGTCTCCAAAATccactctctcattttccccataTGTTTTATAGATAGCAGCTTGCAGGTGAAAACAGGAATTGTTGTTTGCACTGGCACTGACACTGTTACGGTATCTACTGCCTGTGATTTACATTAAAGTAACTGTCTCTGCACTGCCACCGGTCCATTGATAGTTTTAATACATGGACGAATCGTAATCCACTTGCGGCACTTCTCCAAGACCAAGAGTTGCTGCCGACCCTGTCCCGACAGAGCCCAGGGCCAGCTGCAGGCGGCCAGGCTAGGCCCATGGTATGATGCAGTCTGTCGTCCGTCCTCCATCGTTGAACCCgatactactagtactagtagtagtgaCCAATTAAGAAAATTcgaatatttgtaatatttaccATGATTTCAAACAGTCTTCAGAATTGGAACAAAGGAACACAAAACTGGCCTGGGATTTGAAGTCGACGAATGCACTGTGCGCTAGCATGCATATGCCTCGTTTTCACTGAGCTGTAACTAGACTAGACTGTGGGCGTGGCCTTACGGTATGCATGATCACCCCAACAgaaatttcatttgaataaaaagagaaaaatccaacgattATAACAccggaaatttcatcaaaactggatgttgaataagaaagttacgacatttgacatttaacttttttttaaatagttacatgcacatctcggtcggtatggtACGGTGCAGTATGCACATGATCACTCACTCTGTATATCATACATATGAAGTATGATAGCTAGGcctctaattttctcctcatgtcctctgaaacaaagttttatttttccatgAGCATGTGGTTTTACCCCGGGGTTTTACTATATTGTATaccattttatggttcagtcaagttggtcataaTTGTCAAATctctaaaaaaatgacatattgcacaatgagggacatcatcgattctctcatttgcatatgacTAAATTGTGCAATTAAGTTTGtgaataagcgaaactttaaaatat encodes:
- the LOC121414905 gene encoding uncharacterized protein LOC121414905 — protein: MDFYHLLRRSASQARRTVHRTMATQTNATVTQISKHLEVHQYHPDTIDSGGPRPTVVFLPWMNATQSQANRYRELYATRGFNVLTVRGNLSYFLWPQWAMPLATELADFLKDETRGPLLVHSMSVGAYLYAVTLSVISDNPDKYSSLVSRVKGHVYDSIVVGTLEEMARGVGLIAAPKSTILQQAISRSCLLYFAATKRHTVLPYNRFIDMVHNSPFKTPKLCFYSRNDVMCLPEAMERLMNHWRNDYGLDVTAMAWENSPHASHLRTDPETYNTLLNEYLKKVGLDKLPLNLSSKL